From the genome of Constrictibacter sp. MBR-5:
TGCCCGAATGCGCGCATCGCCAGTTCGCCCGTCGGCGTAGTCGCCGACCAGTGAGTGCTCTCAATCTCGACGGCGAGCAGCCGCTGCGCCGAAGGCGGCAAAGAGCCCGGCCGTACCGCCAGAGGTCCGCCGGGCAGGGCGAGTGCGTGCATCTTCCAAGTCCTTCCGGATCCAGTTGCGCCATGTCGCCGACCAATCGGCCTTCACGCCCTTCGCTCCGGAAGCGGCAAGCCAGTGGTCGCGGAAGCGGTCCCAGGCTGCGCCCGGGTCGCGGTGGCCCTGCTCGATGGCCCAAGCGGACCACTCGTCGGGCAAATCCATATCGGGGGGAATGCGGGTGCCGCGGGGCGCGGAAGCGCCCTCTCTCATAGGCGGTTTACTAGGCGGTTTACTATAAGAGGTCTTGGCGGAACGGCTGTTCCTGTTCTCCCGGAACGGCTGTTCCTGTTCTCTGGAACGGCTGTTCCTGTTCTCTGCTGGAGATGAGGAACCGTCGTTCCTGTTTAGGGGGCGGTAAGATAGGGAACCGTCGTTCCTGTTCTCCATGTTCGGGACGTAGTGGCTGGAGACGCCTGGACCGCGCCCACGCCTCACCTGACTGAACCAGCCGCCAGCTATCAGACGTTGCACCGCACTGCGCACGGCGCGATCGGTTACGCCGATTTGCAGGGCAAGCCATTCCTGCGACGGCCAGGCGAAGCCCTCCGCAGCGTCGTACTTGTCGAGCAGCATGAAGGCGACGCGGCGGTCTATGTCGCCGAGATCCGGATCAAGCTGGACGCGCTGAATGAACCGCCATTGGGCGAGCAGGGTGTGCGCCATCGGCTACGCCGCTCCGCCGGGTCCAAGGCCGAAGCTACGGCGCGACCATGCGCCTTGCGGTTGGCGCGCCTCGGTGGCATTTTCCGGAGCGTCGAGCTTGCCCGCGTCGACTTTTCCGAAGCGCTCCCGGGGACGGCGGTCCCGCGGGGGCGCTTTCTGTTTTGGGCCCACCTCAGGCAGCCGCGGGCGCGGCACCATTGATCATTCGCTCAAGCTGAAGTCGCGGCACGAGGATTTTCCGGCCGATGCGGATATGCGGCACCTCGCCCCGCGCGATGGCCTCATAGATGCCATTGCGAGATAGGCGGAGGATCTGGCGCGCCTCCTCCGGGGTATAGAGTGCGGTGTTGTTCTCGCTCACCTGCCATCTCCTGTTTAATCACGCGAAAACCCGTGACTTAATCACCGTTACCACGCCACCCCGTCCTTGACAAAGGTTTTTTCACGGGATATCACGTGACTAAATCGGATAAGAAGGGATGGCAGATGGTTGACCAAGCAAAGCCCGGTCGGAAACGGGGGCGGCCCGCAAATCCCGATGCAGCGAAGCGCAGGAACAACGTGACCATCCGGATGAGCGACGCATTGAAGGCAGCGTTGCAGGACCGAGCGGAGGAACACGGGCGCTCGCTGAGCGAAGAAATTGAGCGACAACTCGATCGCCTGCTCGAGCAGAAAGAAATGCTTCCTGAGACACTTGAGCAGATTTATGGTCGCCAACTCGCCGGTCTTCTTTTGCTTCTCGGCAAGGTCATGAGGGACAGCAGCCGTTCTGCCGCCTTTTCGATCGAGCCGACACTGGAAGCCGCAGAAGGTTGGATGGACCGTCCGTGGGCTTTCGAGCAGGCGGCTAAGGCTGCGGTCACAGTGATCGAGGCGGTAAGGCCGGAGGGCGAGCCGGCGCCACCTCATTCTATTACGAAGCTTCCCGATCCGATTAAGTCGTCGATGCTCAACGTCGGCGAAAGCTTTGCCCGCACTGCCCTTCTCGCCGTGCATTCTCCCGACCGGGGACCGACGGCGTCTCTGATCAAGTTCGGCGGCGAGGTCCGCGACCTGCTTGGCCCGGCTGCCAATCGGATTGCGGAGGGGAGCCATAGCAATGGCTGAAGGCTCGGTCCGCCAGCGCAGCCCCGGCAGCTGGGAGGTCAAGTACGACCTCGGCCGCGATCCGCAGACGGGCAAGCGGATCACGAAGTTCAAAACGGTGAAGGGGACGAAGCGCGACGCGCAGAAGGAACTGCGGCGGCTGCTGACGACGGTCGATTCCGGGACGCACGTCGATCCTGGCAAGATGACGGTCGCCGAGTGGCTGGTCGAGTGGCTGAAGGAAGCCAAGGCGGCCGTGAGCCCGACCACCTATGAGCGCTATCACATAATCGTCACGAAACACCTTGTCCCGGCCCTCGGGTCGCACCTGCTGGCCAAGCTCGCCCCGGTGCATATCCAGAGCTACTACTCGGAGGCGCTCGTCTCCGGCCGACGCGATGGCAAGGGTGGGCTCTCTGCCCAGACGGTCCGCCACCACGACCGTGCGCTCAACGTTGCCATGAAGCGCGCCAGGGCGTTGCGGTTGATCGCGACAAACCCCGTGGAAGACGTGTCGGCGCCCAAGGTCGAGCGGCAGGAGATCGAGGTCCTCGCGCCGGAGGAAGCTGCGGCGCTGCTGAAGGCGGCCGCCGGGACGCGCCTGCATATGCCGATCTTCGTCACGCTGGCCACCGGCCTCCGACGCGGCGAGGTACTGGCGTTGCGCTGGTCGGACCTCGACCTCGACCGCGGCGTGATGACGGTCGCGCAGAGCCTCGAACAAACGGAAGCCGGTTTGCGGTTCAAGGCGCCGAAGACGAAGCGCAGCCGGCGGACGATCGCCTTGTCGGGATCCGTCGTGGAAGTGCTCCGGGCGCACCGGGCGCGGCAGGCGGCGGAGCGGCTGCAGCTTGGCCTCGGTCGCGACGCGGCGGCCCTCGTCTTCCCCCAGGTCACCGGTGAGCCCACGAACCCGCACACCTTCTCGCGGCGGTTCGCCGAACTGGTCGAGCGGGCGAAGGTCCGGCCGGTCACCTTCCACGCGCTGCGGCACACGCACTTCACCGAGCTGCTGCGCGCCGGCGTCCACCCGAAGATCGCATCCGAGCGCGCCGGGCACGCCTCAGTGTCGGTGACGATGGACGTCTACAGCCACGCCATCCCAGGCATGCAGGAAGACGCCGCCGCCCGGATAGACGAGGCGCTGCGCAAGGTCCTGGAAAGCTGAGGCGCCGCGCATGGTCGAGAGAGGCACCATCGTCACGTCCGGCTTGGACCGCGATCTGCTGGCCGCGATCGGCGAGGTCGCGACGGCGTCGACCGCGCTGGAGCATGTCCTGCACCTGGTAATCAAGCGACTGCATGGCGGCGGCTGGGACGCCGGAATGGAGCTCGCCCAGAAGAACCGAAACACATGGAAGGCGAAGTGCCAGATCGCGGCGAAGATCTTCCCCGGCTCCGCCGCGGCGAAGCCCGACGAGGCCGCGTTCAAGGATCTGCTCGCCCGCATCGAGGCGGCCGGCCGGGATCGCGGCGCCTACATCCATAGCTTCGTGTTCCGCACCCGCGCCGGCGCCGAGCTGCGGCTCAATAGGGACACTCCAGTAAGCCCGGACGTGGATCAGGTGCGCGATCTCGCCGCACGTCTGTGGGCTCTCATGGTCGAGTTGAACAGGGCGGTGCCGCCCGAAAAGGCCGCTGAAGAACAACCCGGAAGCTGAGGGTGGCAATCGGGTGGCAATCGGCCTCTTGCTACCTTGCCCGCTTCCGCTAAGGTGTTGAAACCGAACGACGGAAGGGAAACGCACCCCGGTGGGGCGCCTGGTCTTCAAAACCAGTGAGGGGGCGCAGGCCGTTCCCTGGTGGGTTCGACCCCCACTCCCTTCCGCCAGACCCCTTTTTGAGTGGATTATCAATAGCTTAGGCCACTTGGATGCATCCATAGCCGGTTGATGCATCCAAATTGCCGCTTGTTTGGGCAGGTCTAGGACGGCAGAATCATAGGTGCGCCCATCGGTGCCGCTTGTGAATGGCGCTCACCGTTTGGTTGCTAACGCCGTATCTGTCCGCAACCGCTTGTTGCCTCATGCCTTCCGCAATCAGCTTCCTAATTTCTAGTACGTCCGATTCGGTAAGCCGAGAATTCGGGTTCCGTTCTCCTAATGTTTGTCGTTTGCGTTCCTTCATATCGTTGCTGTTGTCTTGTTTATCTCCTGACAACAAGTGTTCCGGGTTGCAACACGCTGGATTGTCGCAAGAATGCCTTACGAGAACGGTAGCCGGAAGGTCTTCAATTCCATTTTGCATCATATAAGACAATCTATGCATTCTAAGGAATTTACCATCTACCTTTGCCTTTCCATATCCGTCTTTATCCTTATACCCAATCCAATTCCAACAACCAGTTTCTTTATCAATCTGAATTTTGTTATTAAATCCATACACAAAACCTTTCCTCAATTATTAACATAACAATTATATTTATCCCACTCGTCTAACATTCCACTCAGAAAGGTAAAATATGTCCATATACACCAACGTCTACAAAGACCGCCGCACCGGCATGTACTACTATCGTAAGGTTATCCCTCCCGAACTGAGGGAGACGTTAGGACGTACTGAAATCCGTAGGAGCCTCAAAACCAAGGCACCCGGACAGGCGAAGATTGCGGCTCTAGCCGTAGCTATGGACGTAGAGAACCAGCTACAGCAAGCCCGCCAAGCGTCTGCACGAACCGACAAAGAAATAGCCGCCCTAGCTATCGAATGGCTATATTTTCAATATGATATGGAAAATATGGATACGTACCTCGAAAAGGGTACGTTCATAAAAACCGATGATGAATTAGTTTCTTCAATCAATGCATTCATAAAAGAGAAAGGCATATCCCTTTCCGAATTTGATTATGATCGGTTCCATAAGCGTTCAATGCGTATGGCTATCGAGGTGTTCGGAACTGCTACCGGCAAGACTCCCCTATGGGAAACCTATCGGCAAACGTTCCCCAAAACTGAAATTGAGAAAAAAGCACCGGTTGTTATTACGATAACGGACCTTTTGAATAAGTGGAAAGCCGAACGCAACCCAGGCAAACAGACGGCTCACGAATTCACGATGAACGTTGAACGGTTCGTTAAGGAATTCGGCAACATGAATGTTAAGGATATTGATAAGGCATTAATGAGGGAGTTTAAAGACCGCCTCATTAATATGCCTAAGATTATTCGCGGCGAACAATTGCGTATGTCAATGTCGGAAGTGATTGCTTCCCAGGCACCCGGCTATCAGAAAGTTTCAGCTAAGACAGTTAACAAGTACCTTGGTTATATCGGTATCATTTTTAATTGGGGGGTTAACAATGGCTATATGGAAATCAACCCATCTGCCCGGCTTTCAGTGAGTGAGAAAGGTAGCGATAAAGCCCGCATCGCTTACACACCGGAAGATATGCAGAAAATCATTGCTGCCGTGTCTGTCCATAAGAACGACAAGGCTACAGCCGAACGCTATTGGCTAACGGTACTCGCCATGTATACAGGCGCACGATTGGAGGAATTGGGGCAATCTGATATAGCCGATATCAAGAACCAAAACGGCATCATATATCTTGATATCCATAACAATGGAGAAGATAGGAGTCTTAAGACTCATAGCTCTAAGCGGTTCGTGCCGCTTCATGCAGATTTGCTAGAGCTAGGGTTTATGGATTACGTGAAGTCATTGGACGGAACAAAGCTGTTCCCCAATCTGAAACCTAATGTGAATGGTTCTCTGACTGCTACGTTTAGTAAGTGGTATAACAAGTACGCTAGGCGAACGGTTGGCATTGAAGATAGCCGTAAGGTGTTCCACTCATTCCGTCACGCCTTCAAAGAACGGTGCCGTGAAGCTGGCATCATGACAGAGGTACATGACAGGCTAACCGGTCATACCCCTGCGAACGTTGGCGGTAGCTATGGCGATTACCCCTTAACGGTTCTCTCTGAGGCTATAGGCAAACTCAGATTTCCTATCGTTTGAAACCTGTTTCTTTCCATCTGGCAAAACAATAACTGTCACGAATGGATCATTAGTAAGGGGTATCAGCGATTGCTCTAGCTGATACTCCTTTTCTATATACGTTCCACATTTCTCGCATTTCACTTCTAGAAATCCGACAATCATTAATCCGAACATAACGATAAACATAACGAACAATACAAACGTCATTGCCTTTCCGCTATTATCGAATATCACTTTTAAAAAATCCGCCCAACCACTCATAGCACTTACCCATTTCTAGAACATATAACTATTTACCCCTATCGATACATAAACTTTATTTCGCATTCCCGACACATATGCGACACTTTATTACAAATCGTATAAATAAGGATACGAAATAATGGGTATTTTATTATGGATTTTGAGACTATGACGTACCAAGAGATAAGAAAATTCCTAGAAGCCAAACGCAATGATGCAGATAATAACCTGCAATATGCGAATGAACTTAAGAAACAGGTTAATGAATTCATGAAAAGTAGACGCGACTCAACTGAAAAGGAGATTGATGATGGACAATAAAGAGAAAGCGGAACATTTAGCGCATCTGAAAAAGAAACGAACCACTCGTAAGGGACTTAGAAACAAGTATCAAGATCCCAATGAAGTTCTTAGGAAGAATTTGAATAAGGCAAAATCCATAGCGTTGCAGTTCTGGAAAGATAACATTAGTGAGGCATTGGCTTATATCGACGTAGAGAACCAGATCCCCCCACGCCCAGGACCGGACGCTACACCTACACAGGTTATGCAATACAATAAGATGCTTCAATCCATGGCGATTACCAAACGTCAATATGCTTTGAACATACGCCAGTTATCTAAAATCCTTTGCGCTGATTTCCAGAAAGACGACAGAGGTATTATTTCCGGTAAAGAGAATATCAAAGCCGCTATGAAA
Proteins encoded in this window:
- a CDS encoding tyrosine-type recombinase/integrase, which gives rise to MAEGSVRQRSPGSWEVKYDLGRDPQTGKRITKFKTVKGTKRDAQKELRRLLTTVDSGTHVDPGKMTVAEWLVEWLKEAKAAVSPTTYERYHIIVTKHLVPALGSHLLAKLAPVHIQSYYSEALVSGRRDGKGGLSAQTVRHHDRALNVAMKRARALRLIATNPVEDVSAPKVERQEIEVLAPEEAAALLKAAAGTRLHMPIFVTLATGLRRGEVLALRWSDLDLDRGVMTVAQSLEQTEAGLRFKAPKTKRSRRTIALSGSVVEVLRAHRARQAAERLQLGLGRDAAALVFPQVTGEPTNPHTFSRRFAELVERAKVRPVTFHALRHTHFTELLRAGVHPKIASERAGHASVSVTMDVYSHAIPGMQEDAAARIDEALRKVLES
- a CDS encoding helix-turn-helix domain-containing protein yields the protein MSENNTALYTPEEARQILRLSRNGIYEAIARGEVPHIRIGRKILVPRLQLERMINGAAPAAA
- a CDS encoding HNH endonuclease, translating into MYGFNNKIQIDKETGCWNWIGYKDKDGYGKAKVDGKFLRMHRLSYMMQNGIEDLPATVLVRHSCDNPACCNPEHLLSGDKQDNSNDMKERKRQTLGERNPNSRLTESDVLEIRKLIAEGMRQQAVADRYGVSNQTVSAIHKRHRWAHL
- a CDS encoding site-specific integrase, which codes for MSIYTNVYKDRRTGMYYYRKVIPPELRETLGRTEIRRSLKTKAPGQAKIAALAVAMDVENQLQQARQASARTDKEIAALAIEWLYFQYDMENMDTYLEKGTFIKTDDELVSSINAFIKEKGISLSEFDYDRFHKRSMRMAIEVFGTATGKTPLWETYRQTFPKTEIEKKAPVVITITDLLNKWKAERNPGKQTAHEFTMNVERFVKEFGNMNVKDIDKALMREFKDRLINMPKIIRGEQLRMSMSEVIASQAPGYQKVSAKTVNKYLGYIGIIFNWGVNNGYMEINPSARLSVSEKGSDKARIAYTPEDMQKIIAAVSVHKNDKATAERYWLTVLAMYTGARLEELGQSDIADIKNQNGIIYLDIHNNGEDRSLKTHSSKRFVPLHADLLELGFMDYVKSLDGTKLFPNLKPNVNGSLTATFSKWYNKYARRTVGIEDSRKVFHSFRHAFKERCREAGIMTEVHDRLTGHTPANVGGSYGDYPLTVLSEAIGKLRFPIV